From Campylobacter showae:
CTCTCTTTATACGGTTTAGCCGCTAGGCCAAACCGTTTTTCTGCTTAATCATTTAAAATATTTATTCAATACTTCCTTTAGCGTTTTTGTATATCTAGAATCTTTTGGAGAGTTGTTGTAGATGTCCTCCATATCGTACATTCTATCGTAGTAATCATACGTAGCCTGCTTGTCGACTACGACTAGAGACGTATTTATGCTAACGCCTGCAAAAAGGCCTCTACTTTTACCTCTAAGCGTAGCCCAGGCCGTAATTTCAGGCAGGTCGCTCATTATGCCAGCTTTTTCGCCGGCGGCTAACACTACGGCATCGGCGCTAAGATCAATTTGACCTTTGCCGTTTATTAGTCCTGCGTACGACCTTCTTGATTTAAAAAGCACAACAAGGTCGGTTGATTTATAGCCGCCTTGCAGGCCTATGCCGCCGCCTTTAAAATTTATAAATATCGGACTGCTCCATTCATTTTCATCATTTCTGCCGACGAATATACCGTCTCCAGTATGAGTCGTCACCACTAGACCGCCGCTAACTACCTCAGGGATAACCATGATGCCTCTTATTTCGCTGGTATCCTTTAAATTTAGCAGTTTTCTAGAGCCTAGATCATTTAAGATATCAAATGAAGTTCGTACTTTTTGATTTTGCGTAAAATCCGCATAAGCAAGCTGACCGAGCAAAAGCGCGCAAGCGGCAAGCTTTAAAAATCTTTTCATTTTCGTTTCCTTTTTCGTAAAATTCACCCGCTATTATAGTATTTTTTTATTAAATTTAAAAATTATTCGTTAAATTTACGTAAAGGATATAAATGAAAAAAATTATTTTAGCCGTTTTGATTTGTTTAAATTTGAGCGCAAAAGTGCAGGGCAGCGCGCCGAGCGAAACTCAGTCTATCGTAAACGGTGACGTGGAGATAGTGCAAGTTGAGGCAAAATTTGCCGGAAATTTAAGCATCGACGGCAAGAAAAAGCGCTGGCTTAGCGTGCCTGGCGATGAAAATCTAAAATTTGCCGTCGTTTCCGCGGGATACCGCCAAAAGGGCGAAATAAAGCTAATAAATGGGGTTAAAAGCGGCGATGAGACGATAGTTTTTAAGATCGTAGAGGGCGAATACAAAAAAGAAAAAATAACTGTCGAAGGCAGCAAGGTGACGCCTCCAAAAGAGGTGCTAAAGCGCATCGAGGAGGAGCGCGAGGAGGCGAATAAAATCTATGCCACAGCTAATGCCGGGCTAAAATTTATCTCTAAATTTATCCTACCGATGAGCTCGGCGGTCACAAGTCCGTTCGGCACTGCGCGCGTGTTTAACGGCACTTTAAAAAGCTACCACGGCGGCACGGACTTTAGGGCAGCGGTCGGCACGTCCGTGATCGCGGCAAACGACGGCGTAGTCGCCATCGCAAAAGATCGATACTACGCGGGCGGATCTGTGGTTATAGATCACGGCGAGGGCATTTACACGCAGTACTATCATCTAAGCGCGCTAAACGTCAAAGTCGGACAAAGCGTCAAAAAAGGCGATATCATCGCGCTTAGCGGCGCTAGCGGACGAGTGAGCGGGCCGCACCTACACTTTGGCGTGATCGCCGGCGGCGTGCAGGTAAATCCGCTAAATTTCGTCAAAAAAATCAACGAAATTTTAAATTAACATTTTTTTCACGACTTTTCTTTAAACTTCGCTCATCTTTTTAAAGGAGAGAAAATGAAAAAAGTAGTTTTGATTAGTATGTTGGTTGCGGGCGGGCTTTTTGCCGCGT
This genomic window contains:
- a CDS encoding M23 family metallopeptidase — protein: MKKIILAVLICLNLSAKVQGSAPSETQSIVNGDVEIVQVEAKFAGNLSIDGKKKRWLSVPGDENLKFAVVSAGYRQKGEIKLINGVKSGDETIVFKIVEGEYKKEKITVEGSKVTPPKEVLKRIEEEREEANKIYATANAGLKFISKFILPMSSAVTSPFGTARVFNGTLKSYHGGTDFRAAVGTSVIAANDGVVAIAKDRYYAGGSVVIDHGEGIYTQYYHLSALNVKVGQSVKKGDIIALSGASGRVSGPHLHFGVIAGGVQVNPLNFVKKINEILN
- a CDS encoding lipid-binding SYLF domain-containing protein, with protein sequence MKRFLKLAACALLLGQLAYADFTQNQKVRTSFDILNDLGSRKLLNLKDTSEIRGIMVIPEVVSGGLVVTTHTGDGIFVGRNDENEWSSPIFINFKGGGIGLQGGYKSTDLVVLFKSRRSYAGLINGKGQIDLSADAVVLAAGEKAGIMSDLPEITAWATLRGKSRGLFAGVSINTSLVVVDKQATYDYYDRMYDMEDIYNNSPKDSRYTKTLKEVLNKYFK